Proteins from one Cicer arietinum cultivar CDC Frontier isolate Library 1 chromosome 3, Cicar.CDCFrontier_v2.0, whole genome shotgun sequence genomic window:
- the LOC140919653 gene encoding uncharacterized protein, which translates to MKSFRKKDSSTSSQNFTCFECGKQGHIKAECPNIIKKNTIKKKDFKKAYIAWEDNEVSSSSETESDECANVALMASHQSDDEEEICKQSTSNMWYLDSGCSKHMTENGIFHNFSAPRTPQQNWVVQRNNRSLVELARTMLSDSSLPKYFWADVVNSTCYVSNQVIIQPILKKSPYELYKGRKPNISHFHIFGCKCFVLNNGKDNLGKFDEKADEVEESMHVSFEETNPLKEDKNTSYDDDDDVSNDTSKENQDDQPIQENEVNVEKQDANLPKEWRTHRDHPLDNIIGDINKGVTTRLKLQDACLNMAFMDVKSAFLIGYINEEVYVKQPPDFEDFKNPSHVFKLKKALYGLKEAPIAWYDSLSNFLCE; encoded by the exons ATGAAAAGTTTCAGAAAGAAGGATAGTTCTACCTCAAgccaaaacttcacttgctttgaatgTGGTAAGCAAGGACACATAAAGGCAGAATGTCCCAATATTATCAAgaaaaataccataaaaaagaaagacttcaagaaggctTACATAGCATGGGAAGACAACGAAGTGAGTTCATCTTCGGAAACAGAAAGTGACGAATGCGCGAATGTTGCATTAATGGCATCACATCAATCCGATgacgaagaagag ATATGCAAGCAAAGTACctcaaatatgtggtacttggatagtggatGCTCTAAACATATGACGG AGAATGGAATTTTCCAtaatttttctgcaccaagaacacctcaacaaaattgGGTTGTTCAGAGAAACAACAGATCTTTGGTAGAACTTGCAAGGAccatgctaagcgactcaagtctaccaaaatatttttgggcagatGTCGTAAACTCAACATGTTATGTATCCAACCAAGTAATAATTCAGCCAATTCTTAAGAAATCTCCTTATGAACTATACAAAGGAAGAAAGCCCAACatctctcacttccacattttcGGATGTAAGTGTTTCGTACTAAACAATGGAAAGGATAACCTTGGAAAATTCGATGAGAAAgccgatgaag tcgaagaatcaatgcatgtatcTTTTGAGGAAACTAACCCCTTGAAAGAGGACAAAAATACttcttatgatgatgatgatgatgtaagTAATGATACAAGCAAAGAAAATCAAGATGATCAACCAATTCAAGAAAATGAAGTCAACGTTGAAAAGCAAGATGCTAATCTTCCTAaggaatggagaacccatagagaTCACCCACTTGACAATATTATAGGTGATATCAACAAAGGAGTTACAACAAGGCTAAAACTACAAGATGCTTGCTTGAATATGGCATTC ATGGATGTCAAGAGTGCTTTTCTCATTGGATACATtaatgaagaagtctatgtcaaACAGCCACCCGACTTTGAAGACTTCAAGAATCCTtcacatgttttcaaattaaagaaagctCTTTACGGGTTAAAAGAAGCACCAATAGCTTGGTATGATAGTCTAAGtaacttcttatgtgaatgA